From Calditrichota bacterium, one genomic window encodes:
- a CDS encoding translation initiation factor IF-3, with amino-acid sequence MNSDIRVQEVRLISEENEQVGIVSVDKAREMAEEAGLDLVEIAPNAKPPVCKILDYGKYIFQQKKKEKDNKKKQHVVVLKEIRMRPKTDDHDLEYKLKHARSFIEHKCKVKFTVQFRGREMAYKQFGVKLLERVTEALEDIAKVESAIKSEGRNMNMIMTYK; translated from the coding sequence ATTAATAGTGACATTAGAGTGCAGGAAGTTAGACTTATTAGCGAAGAAAATGAACAAGTTGGAATTGTTTCTGTTGATAAGGCCAGAGAAATGGCCGAAGAAGCTGGTCTGGATCTTGTTGAAATTGCACCAAATGCCAAACCGCCGGTTTGTAAAATTCTTGACTATGGAAAGTATATTTTCCAGCAAAAGAAAAAAGAGAAAGATAATAAAAAGAAACAACACGTTGTAGTTTTAAAAGAAATTAGAATGCGCCCAAAAACAGATGACCATGATTTAGAGTACAAATTAAAACATGCGCGGTCGTTTATTGAGCACAAATGTAAAGTAAAGTTCACTGTTCAGTTCCGAGGCAGAGAGATGGCCTATAAACAATTTGGTGTAAAATTATTAGAAAGGGTTACCGAGGCCCTGGAAGATATTGCCAAAGTTGAAAGTGCCATCAAATCTGAGGGACGAAATATGAACATGATTATGACATATAAATAG
- the rpmI gene encoding 50S ribosomal protein L35, with amino-acid sequence MPKMKSNRGASKRFRVTASGKIKRHSSHHSHILTKKSAKRKRNLRKESLVSDADSARVKKMILA; translated from the coding sequence ATGCCAAAAATGAAATCTAACAGAGGCGCCTCAAAACGTTTCAGGGTTACAGCAAGTGGCAAGATAAAAAGACACTCGTCTCATCACAGCCACATTCTTACAAAAAAATCTGCTAAGAGAAAAAGAAACCTTAGAAAAGAGAGTTTGGTTTCCGATGCAGATTCAGCACGCGTAAAAAAAATGATTTTAGCATAA
- the rplT gene encoding 50S ribosomal protein L20, producing MPRATNNVAARQRRKKILKAAKGYKLGKSRLYKTAKDQVEKGWLYAYRDRRAKKRSFRSLWITRINAACRLNDISYSVFINKLGKANIDLDRKVLADMAVRHPEDFSALVKQVSA from the coding sequence ATGCCAAGAGCGACTAATAATGTTGCGGCCCGTCAAAGGCGTAAAAAAATATTAAAAGCAGCAAAAGGTTATAAACTGGGGAAAAGCCGTTTATATAAAACAGCAAAAGACCAGGTTGAAAAAGGTTGGTTATATGCATATAGGGATAGAAGAGCAAAGAAACGCAGTTTCCGCAGCCTTTGGATTACCCGAATTAATGCAGCCTGCCGTTTAAATGATATTAGCTACTCAGTTTTCATAAACAAATTGGGTAAAGCAAATATTGACTTAGATAGAAAAGTACTGGCCGACATGGCAGTTCGTCATCCAGAAGATTTCTCAGCATTAGTTAAGCAAGTTTCAGCTTAG
- the pheS gene encoding phenylalanine--tRNA ligase subunit alpha: MHRIKEIKDSFDAEIEKVNNESSLEELRVKFLGRKGLVTGAFAFIKDVSPADKPKFGAELNICKKQIEQAFSNKKSSFLSDENSNSKIDLTLPGRRTHFGRKHPLIKVADEIKSIFKSFGFSIEDGPEIETDYYNFEALNIPKSHPARAMQDTLYITEDIVLRTHTSPVQIRVMEDRKPPIRIIAPGRVYRRDTPDATHSPFFHQVEGLVVGETVTFADLKGVIQAFAHKMFGKDAKVRFRPSFFPFTEPSAEYDVWFNGKWMEISGCGMVHPNVFKAVNIDPQKYSGYAFGMGIDRVAMLKYDVKDIRLFFENDVRFLNQF; the protein is encoded by the coding sequence GTGCATAGAATTAAAGAAATTAAAGATAGTTTTGACGCGGAAATAGAAAAAGTCAATAATGAAAGCAGCCTGGAAGAATTACGTGTTAAGTTTCTTGGAAGAAAAGGTTTAGTGACAGGCGCTTTTGCATTTATAAAGGATGTCTCTCCAGCTGACAAACCAAAATTTGGTGCTGAATTAAATATCTGTAAAAAACAGATCGAACAGGCTTTTTCAAACAAGAAGAGTTCATTTTTATCGGATGAAAACTCGAATTCAAAAATTGATCTCACCTTGCCGGGAAGAAGGACTCATTTTGGCAGAAAGCATCCTCTTATAAAGGTTGCAGACGAAATAAAAAGTATTTTTAAGTCATTCGGTTTTTCAATTGAGGACGGCCCCGAGATTGAAACAGACTATTATAATTTTGAGGCTCTGAATATACCTAAAAGTCATCCAGCACGCGCAATGCAGGACACTTTGTACATCACTGAAGATATCGTTTTAAGGACACATACATCTCCTGTACAAATCCGTGTTATGGAAGATCGTAAGCCTCCGATAAGAATTATTGCGCCTGGCCGTGTTTACAGACGTGATACACCAGACGCAACACATTCTCCGTTTTTTCATCAGGTTGAAGGATTGGTTGTAGGTGAAACGGTAACTTTTGCAGATTTAAAGGGTGTGATACAGGCTTTCGCACATAAAATGTTTGGTAAAGATGCCAAAGTTAGGTTTCGGCCAAGTTTTTTTCCATTTACAGAACCAAGCGCAGAATATGATGTTTGGTTTAATGGCAAATGGATGGAAATATCTGGTTGCGGAATGGTTCATCCAAACGTATTCAAAGCAGTTAATATTGACCCCCAAAAATACTCTGGCTATGCATTTGGTATGGGCATAGACCGCGTGGCAATGCTTAAATACGATGTTAAAGATATCCGCCTTTTCTTTGAGAATGATGTACGTTTTTTAAATCAGTTTTAA